A genomic stretch from Chloroflexota bacterium includes:
- a CDS encoding recombinase family protein — protein sequence MLAHRITDLRHEDLADRRWAGYLRESTKAQADRYGPDLQRAEQRRYAERYGLRATGLEYIDLVSGKDTLRRTDFQRMLGDADGGAFDVLLCYDTSRFARNPADHYVYLNRLEELGVTVVFCAESLIAGNTETYELQGLKAVGDAAYLRRLSRNVSLGLKQKWERYSDPGGHPPLGFARLGEIRLLAPVEGPELDQARRAFELYATGTHSDASIGRELGQSEYRVEEILQNPLYAGRVVRHRGRPDEEERPAPFPPPIDPALFERVQLMRAARHTRHSAGGGEAGRRPYPLARLLRCAACGCHYHGDASNRIRRLRHVARPACARSLTCRADGVEDQIAAMFDRVELGDEDIAAVLRLMRLPAEESGPEVEIENAGRRADLQAALAVGTINLDAFSRAWRRLEAPRRPLRREAGTEQLERARALLADVGGLWRDGDVPGELKEQAAIEMLERIDLLGSRVVAIHPRGDYAWLLGMAAKKHGDVGMVGARGFEPPTSSSRTMRA from the coding sequence ATGCTCGCTCACCGGATCACCGATCTGCGCCACGAGGACCTGGCCGACCGCCGTTGGGCCGGCTACCTGCGCGAGTCGACCAAAGCCCAGGCGGATCGCTACGGCCCGGATCTGCAGCGCGCTGAGCAGCGCCGCTACGCCGAGCGCTACGGCTTGCGGGCGACCGGCCTGGAGTACATCGACCTCGTCAGCGGCAAGGACACCCTACGCCGCACCGACTTCCAGCGGATGCTGGGTGACGCCGACGGCGGCGCATTCGACGTGCTCCTCTGCTACGACACCAGCCGCTTCGCCCGCAACCCGGCGGACCACTACGTCTACCTCAACCGCCTCGAGGAGCTGGGCGTTACCGTCGTGTTCTGCGCGGAGAGCCTCATCGCGGGCAACACCGAAACCTACGAGCTGCAAGGGCTCAAGGCCGTCGGCGACGCGGCCTACCTGCGCCGCTTGTCGCGCAACGTGTCGCTCGGCCTCAAGCAGAAATGGGAGCGCTACAGCGATCCCGGTGGGCATCCGCCGCTGGGCTTCGCCCGGCTCGGTGAGATCCGGCTGCTGGCGCCCGTTGAAGGGCCTGAGCTTGACCAAGCGCGGCGCGCGTTCGAGCTGTATGCCACCGGCACCCACAGCGACGCCTCGATCGGTCGCGAGCTGGGGCAGAGCGAGTACCGCGTCGAGGAGATCCTGCAGAACCCCCTCTACGCCGGGCGGGTCGTGCGCCACCGCGGCCGACCCGATGAGGAGGAGCGGCCGGCTCCCTTCCCGCCACCAATCGATCCCGCCCTCTTCGAGCGCGTCCAACTCATGCGTGCTGCACGCCACACGCGACACTCGGCGGGCGGCGGCGAGGCTGGCCGGCGCCCGTATCCACTCGCCCGGCTGCTGCGTTGCGCAGCCTGTGGGTGCCACTACCACGGGGACGCATCGAACCGCATCCGTCGCCTGCGGCATGTGGCCCGCCCCGCCTGCGCTCGGAGCCTCACCTGCCGCGCAGATGGGGTGGAGGATCAAATCGCGGCGATGTTCGACCGGGTAGAGCTGGGCGACGAGGACATCGCGGCGGTGCTGCGCCTCATGCGGCTACCGGCCGAGGAGAGCGGACCCGAGGTCGAGATCGAGAACGCCGGCCGGCGCGCTGACCTACAGGCCGCCCTCGCTGTTGGCACGATCAACCTGGACGCCTTCTCCCGCGCGTGGCGGCGTCTAGAGGCCCCACGCCGGCCGCTGCGCCGCGAAGCGGGTACCGAGCAGCTCGAGCGGGCGAGGGCGCTCCTTGCGGACGTTGGCGGCCTATGGCGCGACGGCGACGTACCCGGAGAGCTCAAGGAGCAGGCGGCGATCGAGATGCTCGAAAGGATTGATCTGCTCGGCTCGCGCGTCGTGGCCATCCACCCGCGCGGCGACTATGCCTGGCTTCTCGGAATGGCCGCGAAGAAGCACGGCGACGTGGGAATGGTCGGGGCGAGAGGATTTGAACCTCCGACCTCATCGTCCCGAACGATGCGCGC
- a CDS encoding winged helix-turn-helix transcriptional regulator: protein MTTPAPSIDETILALFRERGLLASADLASALGIHERSVRRRLRRLIRDGYVFSPERGRYRITAAGAAVMAPLEARPSLVESSPRDLIDRWRRRPE from the coding sequence ATGACCACCCCAGCGCCGAGCATTGACGAGACGATCCTCGCGCTGTTCCGCGAACGCGGTCTGTTGGCCTCCGCCGATCTGGCCAGCGCCCTGGGCATCCATGAGCGCTCGGTGCGGCGGCGCCTGCGGAGGCTGATCCGCGACGGCTACGTCTTCTCGCCCGAGCGCGGTCGGTATCGGATCACCGCCGCCGGGGCCGCAGTCATGGCTCCGCTGGAGGCACGCCCCAGTCTCGTGGAGAGCAGCCCGCGCGACCTCATCGACCGCTGGCGGAGGCGACCCGAATGA